The following coding sequences are from one Halictus rubicundus isolate RS-2024b chromosome 11, iyHalRubi1_principal, whole genome shotgun sequence window:
- the Mute gene encoding gon-4 like protein muscle wasted isoform X1, translating to MEESSEQTAIKDIISPAPSSISVNDAKKKCNLSFSFNFDFDEITSDVSSDSETADLQIDVSEIDNSELPNKHKRDAIEETSSVINEMEEEIERQLDAKAAKTNLTATNVKNIIKHVITNEHVMAMVKNRLQDTEDDILFEPKLTRAKAKELAAAQVNIPWPITRVKKSTSEVQVLIEEELPEDSSDEEYNPEQDKQSDDEREVEISTNSDVDSQSSTPGNNCDSISIEQPKSPKIQYDPEGIFKIPGIPHVPTEEESIGQRTRSKLCLSETPLEQIEQAFIPPDITTDMYDWDCEIDEDWDNFLKEFTQPLTQEPVVEDDPEADPEYNILDDEETEFLDKEELRADKAVKVTRKELNNLIAELFEFTDTFSKQEQEISKKRRSPENLNSTIENNSMACSVTDLLPVYKEPEVPELMNANQRQLLAVQMSQHVQLMVQHFAMTYRHPELHFQSKTCKENIMSIKNLSNGPNSAFNAENLADALKLVSDWENKFLDNQFSEDFEKTVLDENTVNEIYSSNKWKYVPKFHPELKKLFMESKALMYPQLLPELPFKSDLNKNMRRPYLKSENSLIALGLEQFLPFVASKPRKFKHKNIQLMDALQLIVQYLLPCRELRGLYCHVRKRRGAKDGNPIRHYFEKGCAPRTIHYIPQKCELKALKEQPIESLPTEWQNYLNNTKQKIDALKRKHILNSYNDLMKKDECINGFVKTYTTVPIIHPLRNPIVNMFPKILPTPTNKKNPNKQTTKNTSYLNEHVNSENSVKASSNESNTGSCNSDIANAERTSQRTDPLKSEIHAEEKEKPLGKNEEEEEEEDSQNDDITISTTSKNSKFSKKSSGVVQELPQLRRTTPRLAKTRSAQNMKLMAQVLGSKGLSSSCNTLKSREKSDMDKNFEKTQSLPKLDNEDEIAELMLASTTIKKDSISRKKAKEAREIENIKRLLESESPLNEEERASKFAASYLQKLHLTLESNSPDVFRSVVKLYLDYYEKLDSINQMESELSFSNESGVPQNEKIMEQTARDKDAIAINLYQDVCEKLHEYPELCTDFLLFLKPHQAAIMDKSVEYIMLQKMSEFINVAQIFFTKQPSRIAKMMQAITQLSSDPQTTLEHVHSIMAPILKGHPLVMDLFLQVLPTAKPPESLFASHMFENFTCPVGPHDKNKVYTEDAPELYENIELPLSGTQEDPYGGENCRCNCHNEDDSICKSISEHCVSCGTRFLNGKIYLQTSEGLRPAKIIFPGADEEKLENIARVSLKTADKFVSPIPSRPRRKSSKNEPNSDEQYQKPCMSKSSPVKDNEEIGKVMVKPKRNIKSPSKTDQKRGLKRLENTDRMDVNAKRVRITQYKSKKEKKVDKQQTKLECVDSHINRGKLDEASSTNTVIEIKKKVLSDREGEISNDKANKTDSSQDVKISNTNVNVKLWTRQEDMILLQAIKKEYSDNSLIMVSKTLECTIEQVKERCETLLALLQKMM from the exons AT ggAGGAATCTTCAGAGCAAACTGCTATTAAGGACATAATTAGTCCTGCTCCTTCTTCAATTTCTGTAAATGACGCTAAAAAGAAGTGTAACCTAtcgttttcttttaattttgacTTTGACGAAATTACCAGCGACGTGTCCTCTGACTCGGAGACTGCAGACTTGCAAATTGATGTTTCCGAAATTGATAATTCTGAACTACCCAATAAACATAAAAGAGATGCTATCGAAGAAACTTCTTCGGTCATTAATGAAATGGAAGAAGAAATTGAAAGGCAGCTTGATGCTAAAGCAGCAAAAACTAACTTAACAGCCACAAATGTAAAAAACATCATAAAACATGTTATCACGAATGAACATGTAATGGCTATGGTTAAAAATCGTCTTCAGGACACAGAAGACGATATACTATTTGAACCTAAATTGACCAGGGCAAAAGCAAA AGAATTAGCAGCAGCACAAGTTAATATACCATGGCCAATTACACGAGTAAAAAAATCTACATCAGAAGTACAAGTACTAATTGAAGAAGAGCTACCGGAAGATTCTTCTGATGAAGAGTACAATCCAGAACAAGATAAGCAAAGTGATGATGAAAGAGAAGTGGAAATATCTACAAATAGCGATGTAGATTCGCAATCCTCAACACCAGGAAATAATTGTGATTCAATATCAATCGAACAACCTAAATCACCAAAAATTCAATATGATCCAGAAGGCATTTTTAAAATTCCAGG TATTCCTCACGTACCAACAGAAGAGGAAAGTATTGGTCAAAGAACGCGTTCAAAACTTTGTTTGAGCGAAACACCTTTGGAACAAATTGAACAAGCATTTATACCACCAGATATAACAACTGATATGTATGACTGGGACTGTGAGATTGACGAAGATtgggacaattttttaaaagagttTACCCAACCATTAACTCAAGAGCCTGTAGTTGAGGATGATCCAGAAGCAGATCCAGAGTATAATATTTTAGACGATGAAGAAACAGAATTTC TGGACAAAGAAGAATTGCGAGCTGATAAAGCTGTAAAAGTTACTCggaaagaattaaataatttaatagcaGAATTATTTGAATTTACTGATACATTTTCAAAGCAAGAACAGGAGATTTCGAAGAAAAGAAGATCTCCTGAAAATTTAAATTCAACtattgaaaataattctatG GCTTGCTCTGTAACAGATTTACTGCCCGTTTATAAAGAACCTGAGGTTCCCGAATTAATGAATGCTAACCAAAGACAATTACTAGCAGTTCAAATGAGTCAACATGTTCAATTAATGGTTCAACATTTTGCTATGACATATAGACATCCAGAACTACATTTTCAATCGAAAACTTGTAAAGAAAATATAATGAGTATAAA GAATTTAAGTAACGGTCCTAATTCTGCAtttaatgcagaaaatttggCAGATGCTTTGAAACTGGTATCCGATTGggaaaacaaatttttggaTAATCAATTTTCCGAGGATTTTGAAAAGACTGTCCTAGACGAAAATACAGTGAACGAGATATATTCTTCGAACAAATGGAAATACGTCCCAAAGTTTCATCCAgaattaaagaaattatttatggaAAGTAAAGCATTAATGTATCCACAACTTTTACCTGAATTACCTTTTAAGAGTGATTTAAATAAGAATATGCGTAGACCGTATCTGAAATCTGAAAATTC tttaatcGCACTGGGTCTAGAACAATTTCTTCCTTTTGTTGCATCAAAACCAAGAAAGTtcaaacataaaaatattcaacTAATGGATGCATTGCAATTAAtcgttcaatatttattaccaTGTAGAGAACTCCGTGGATTATATTGTCATGTTCGAAAACGTAGAGGTGCAAAAGATGGCAATCCCATAAGG CATTACTTTGAAAAAGGCTGTGCTCCTAGAACAATACATTATATACCACAAAAATGTGAACTTAAAGCACTAAAGGAACAACCAATAGAATCTTTACCTACGGAGTGGCAGAATTATCTTAACAAT ACAAAACAGAAGATTGATGCATTAAAGAGAAAACACATATTGAACTCGTATAATGATCTCATGAAGAAGGATGAATGTATAAATGGATTTGTTAAAACTTATACAACCGTTCCCATCATTCATCCCTTACGAAATCCTATTGTAAACATGTTTCCAAAGATATTACCTACACCGACGAACAAGAAGAATCCAAATAAGCAAACAACAAAAAATACTTCGTACTTGAATGAACACGTTAATTCTGAAAATTCAGTAAAAGCATCTAGCAATGAGTCGAATACAGGATCATGTAATTCTGATATAGCAAATGCAGAACGGACATCGCAACGCACTGACCCGTTAAAAAGTGAAATTCATgcagaagagaaagaaaaaccaTTGGGaaaaaatgaagaagaagaagaagaagaagacagtCAGAACGATGACATTACAATTTCAACTACATCAAAGAATTCCAAGTTTTCTAAAAAGTCTTCTGGAGTAGTACAAGAATTGCCGCAATTAAGAAGGACTACACCTAGATTAGCAAAGACGAGGAGCGCTCAAAATATGAAGTTGATGGCTCAAGTACTAGGATCAAAAGGATTATCTTCCAGTTGCAATACTTTAAAATCTAGAGAAAAGAGTGATATGGataaaaattttgagaaaacaCAATCCTTACCAAAACTT GATAACGAAGATGAAATAGCAGAACTAATGTTAGCAAGTACAACTATTAAAAAGGATTCAATTAGCAGAAAGAAAGCTAAAGAAGCTagagaaatagaaaatattaaaaggcTTTTAGAATCTGAAAGTCCGCTAAACGAAGAAGAAAGGGCATCAA AATTTGCAGCATCATATCTTCAAAAGTTGCATTTAACGTTGGAGTCCAATAGTCCTGATGTATTTCGATCTGTTGTAAAATTATACTTGGATTATTATGAGAAATTAGATAGTATTAATCAAATGGAGAGCGAattatccttttccaacgagtCTGGAGTTCcgcaaaatgaaaaaattatggaacAAACAGCAAGGGATAAAGATGCTATAGCTATTAATTTATACCAGGATGTGTGCGAGAAGTTACACGAATATCCTGAACTATGTACCGactttttgttgtttttaaaacCACATCAAGCAGCGATAATGGATAAATCAGTTGAATATATAATGCTTCAAAAAATGAGTGAATTTATTAACGTTGcacaaatatttttcactaaacAACCTTCTCGAATAGCAAAAATGATGCAAGCTATTACACAACTTTCATCTGATCCTCAGACGACATTAGAGCATGTTCATTCGATTATGGCCCCTATCCTTAAGGGACACCCATTAGTCATGGATTTATTTTTACAAGTATTACCTACCGCTAAACCACCTGAAAG TTTATTTGCGTCGCAtatgtttgaaaattttacaTGTCCTGTGGGACCACATGACAAGAACAAAGTGTATACTGAAGATGCACcagaattatatgaaaatattgaACTGCCACTATCAGGTACACAAGAAGATCCTTACGGTGGAGAAAATTGCAGATGCAACTGTCACAATGAAGACGATTCTATTTGTAAAAGTATTTCTGAGCATTGTGTATCTTGTGGAACGAGg TTTTTGAATGGAAAGATTTATCTTCAAACTTCTGAAGGCCTAAGACCTGCTAAAATTATTTTCCCTGGTGCTGatgaagaaaaattagaaaatatagcTCGCGTATCTTTAAAAACAGCAGATAAATTTGTTTCTCCTATTCCGTCCAGACCACGGAGAAAATCATCAAAGAACGAGCCTAATTCTGACGAACAATATCAGAAACCTTGTATGTCAAAAAGTTCGCCTGTTAAAGATAATGAGGAGATAGGAAAAGTAATGGTAAAACCcaaaagaaatataaaatctCCATCAAAAACAGATCAAAAAAGAGGTTTGAAAAGGCTGGAAAATACAGACCGAATGGACGTAAACGCGAAACGAGTACGAATAACACAGTATaaaagcaaaaaagaaaaaaaagtcgATAAACAACAAACAAAATTGGAATGTGTAGATTCGCATATTAATCGTGGAAAATTGGACGAAGCATCCAGCACAAATACTgttatagaaattaaaaaaaaagttttatcTGATAGAGAAGGCGAAATATCAAATGATAAAGCAAACAAAACGGACTCATCTCAAGATGTTAAAATCTCGAACACAAACGTAAATGTTAAACTATGGACACGCCAAGAAGACATGATTCTTCTACAAGCTATTAAAAAAGAATATTCTGATAACTCGCTCATTATGGTCAGTAAAACATTGGAGTGTACAATTGAACAG GTTAAAGAAAGATGTGAAACACTTTTGGCATTATTGCAAAAAATGATGTAA
- the Mute gene encoding gon-4 like protein muscle wasted isoform X2 has product MEESSEQTAIKDIISPAPSSISVNDAKKKCNLSFSFNFDFDEITSDVSSDSETADLQIDVSEIDNSELPNKHKRDAIEETSSVINEMEEEIERQLDAKAAKTNLTATNVKNIIKHVITNEHVMAMVKNRLQDTEDDILFEPKLTRAKAKELAAAQVNIPWPITRVKKSTSEVQVLIEEELPEDSSDEEYNPEQDKQSDDEREVEISTNSDVDSQSSTPGNNCDSISIEQPKSPKIQYDPEGIFKIPGIPHVPTEEESIGQRTRSKLCLSETPLEQIEQAFIPPDITTDMYDWDCEIDEDWDNFLKEFTQPLTQEPVVEDDPEADPEYNILDDEETEFLDKEELRADKAVKVTRKELNNLIAELFEFTDTFSKQEQEISKKRRSPENLNSTIENNSMACSVTDLLPVYKEPEVPELMNANQRQLLAVQMSQHVQLMVQHFAMTYRHPELHFQSKTCKENIMSIKNLSNGPNSAFNAENLADALKLVSDWENKFLDNQFSEDFEKTVLDENTVNEIYSSNKWKYVPKFHPELKKLFMESKALMYPQLLPELPFKSDLNKNMRRPYLKSENSELRGLYCHVRKRRGAKDGNPIRHYFEKGCAPRTIHYIPQKCELKALKEQPIESLPTEWQNYLNNTKQKIDALKRKHILNSYNDLMKKDECINGFVKTYTTVPIIHPLRNPIVNMFPKILPTPTNKKNPNKQTTKNTSYLNEHVNSENSVKASSNESNTGSCNSDIANAERTSQRTDPLKSEIHAEEKEKPLGKNEEEEEEEDSQNDDITISTTSKNSKFSKKSSGVVQELPQLRRTTPRLAKTRSAQNMKLMAQVLGSKGLSSSCNTLKSREKSDMDKNFEKTQSLPKLDNEDEIAELMLASTTIKKDSISRKKAKEAREIENIKRLLESESPLNEEERASKFAASYLQKLHLTLESNSPDVFRSVVKLYLDYYEKLDSINQMESELSFSNESGVPQNEKIMEQTARDKDAIAINLYQDVCEKLHEYPELCTDFLLFLKPHQAAIMDKSVEYIMLQKMSEFINVAQIFFTKQPSRIAKMMQAITQLSSDPQTTLEHVHSIMAPILKGHPLVMDLFLQVLPTAKPPESLFASHMFENFTCPVGPHDKNKVYTEDAPELYENIELPLSGTQEDPYGGENCRCNCHNEDDSICKSISEHCVSCGTRFLNGKIYLQTSEGLRPAKIIFPGADEEKLENIARVSLKTADKFVSPIPSRPRRKSSKNEPNSDEQYQKPCMSKSSPVKDNEEIGKVMVKPKRNIKSPSKTDQKRGLKRLENTDRMDVNAKRVRITQYKSKKEKKVDKQQTKLECVDSHINRGKLDEASSTNTVIEIKKKVLSDREGEISNDKANKTDSSQDVKISNTNVNVKLWTRQEDMILLQAIKKEYSDNSLIMVSKTLECTIEQVKERCETLLALLQKMM; this is encoded by the exons AT ggAGGAATCTTCAGAGCAAACTGCTATTAAGGACATAATTAGTCCTGCTCCTTCTTCAATTTCTGTAAATGACGCTAAAAAGAAGTGTAACCTAtcgttttcttttaattttgacTTTGACGAAATTACCAGCGACGTGTCCTCTGACTCGGAGACTGCAGACTTGCAAATTGATGTTTCCGAAATTGATAATTCTGAACTACCCAATAAACATAAAAGAGATGCTATCGAAGAAACTTCTTCGGTCATTAATGAAATGGAAGAAGAAATTGAAAGGCAGCTTGATGCTAAAGCAGCAAAAACTAACTTAACAGCCACAAATGTAAAAAACATCATAAAACATGTTATCACGAATGAACATGTAATGGCTATGGTTAAAAATCGTCTTCAGGACACAGAAGACGATATACTATTTGAACCTAAATTGACCAGGGCAAAAGCAAA AGAATTAGCAGCAGCACAAGTTAATATACCATGGCCAATTACACGAGTAAAAAAATCTACATCAGAAGTACAAGTACTAATTGAAGAAGAGCTACCGGAAGATTCTTCTGATGAAGAGTACAATCCAGAACAAGATAAGCAAAGTGATGATGAAAGAGAAGTGGAAATATCTACAAATAGCGATGTAGATTCGCAATCCTCAACACCAGGAAATAATTGTGATTCAATATCAATCGAACAACCTAAATCACCAAAAATTCAATATGATCCAGAAGGCATTTTTAAAATTCCAGG TATTCCTCACGTACCAACAGAAGAGGAAAGTATTGGTCAAAGAACGCGTTCAAAACTTTGTTTGAGCGAAACACCTTTGGAACAAATTGAACAAGCATTTATACCACCAGATATAACAACTGATATGTATGACTGGGACTGTGAGATTGACGAAGATtgggacaattttttaaaagagttTACCCAACCATTAACTCAAGAGCCTGTAGTTGAGGATGATCCAGAAGCAGATCCAGAGTATAATATTTTAGACGATGAAGAAACAGAATTTC TGGACAAAGAAGAATTGCGAGCTGATAAAGCTGTAAAAGTTACTCggaaagaattaaataatttaatagcaGAATTATTTGAATTTACTGATACATTTTCAAAGCAAGAACAGGAGATTTCGAAGAAAAGAAGATCTCCTGAAAATTTAAATTCAACtattgaaaataattctatG GCTTGCTCTGTAACAGATTTACTGCCCGTTTATAAAGAACCTGAGGTTCCCGAATTAATGAATGCTAACCAAAGACAATTACTAGCAGTTCAAATGAGTCAACATGTTCAATTAATGGTTCAACATTTTGCTATGACATATAGACATCCAGAACTACATTTTCAATCGAAAACTTGTAAAGAAAATATAATGAGTATAAA GAATTTAAGTAACGGTCCTAATTCTGCAtttaatgcagaaaatttggCAGATGCTTTGAAACTGGTATCCGATTGggaaaacaaatttttggaTAATCAATTTTCCGAGGATTTTGAAAAGACTGTCCTAGACGAAAATACAGTGAACGAGATATATTCTTCGAACAAATGGAAATACGTCCCAAAGTTTCATCCAgaattaaagaaattatttatggaAAGTAAAGCATTAATGTATCCACAACTTTTACCTGAATTACCTTTTAAGAGTGATTTAAATAAGAATATGCGTAGACCGTATCTGAAATCTGAAAATTC AGAACTCCGTGGATTATATTGTCATGTTCGAAAACGTAGAGGTGCAAAAGATGGCAATCCCATAAGG CATTACTTTGAAAAAGGCTGTGCTCCTAGAACAATACATTATATACCACAAAAATGTGAACTTAAAGCACTAAAGGAACAACCAATAGAATCTTTACCTACGGAGTGGCAGAATTATCTTAACAAT ACAAAACAGAAGATTGATGCATTAAAGAGAAAACACATATTGAACTCGTATAATGATCTCATGAAGAAGGATGAATGTATAAATGGATTTGTTAAAACTTATACAACCGTTCCCATCATTCATCCCTTACGAAATCCTATTGTAAACATGTTTCCAAAGATATTACCTACACCGACGAACAAGAAGAATCCAAATAAGCAAACAACAAAAAATACTTCGTACTTGAATGAACACGTTAATTCTGAAAATTCAGTAAAAGCATCTAGCAATGAGTCGAATACAGGATCATGTAATTCTGATATAGCAAATGCAGAACGGACATCGCAACGCACTGACCCGTTAAAAAGTGAAATTCATgcagaagagaaagaaaaaccaTTGGGaaaaaatgaagaagaagaagaagaagaagacagtCAGAACGATGACATTACAATTTCAACTACATCAAAGAATTCCAAGTTTTCTAAAAAGTCTTCTGGAGTAGTACAAGAATTGCCGCAATTAAGAAGGACTACACCTAGATTAGCAAAGACGAGGAGCGCTCAAAATATGAAGTTGATGGCTCAAGTACTAGGATCAAAAGGATTATCTTCCAGTTGCAATACTTTAAAATCTAGAGAAAAGAGTGATATGGataaaaattttgagaaaacaCAATCCTTACCAAAACTT GATAACGAAGATGAAATAGCAGAACTAATGTTAGCAAGTACAACTATTAAAAAGGATTCAATTAGCAGAAAGAAAGCTAAAGAAGCTagagaaatagaaaatattaaaaggcTTTTAGAATCTGAAAGTCCGCTAAACGAAGAAGAAAGGGCATCAA AATTTGCAGCATCATATCTTCAAAAGTTGCATTTAACGTTGGAGTCCAATAGTCCTGATGTATTTCGATCTGTTGTAAAATTATACTTGGATTATTATGAGAAATTAGATAGTATTAATCAAATGGAGAGCGAattatccttttccaacgagtCTGGAGTTCcgcaaaatgaaaaaattatggaacAAACAGCAAGGGATAAAGATGCTATAGCTATTAATTTATACCAGGATGTGTGCGAGAAGTTACACGAATATCCTGAACTATGTACCGactttttgttgtttttaaaacCACATCAAGCAGCGATAATGGATAAATCAGTTGAATATATAATGCTTCAAAAAATGAGTGAATTTATTAACGTTGcacaaatatttttcactaaacAACCTTCTCGAATAGCAAAAATGATGCAAGCTATTACACAACTTTCATCTGATCCTCAGACGACATTAGAGCATGTTCATTCGATTATGGCCCCTATCCTTAAGGGACACCCATTAGTCATGGATTTATTTTTACAAGTATTACCTACCGCTAAACCACCTGAAAG TTTATTTGCGTCGCAtatgtttgaaaattttacaTGTCCTGTGGGACCACATGACAAGAACAAAGTGTATACTGAAGATGCACcagaattatatgaaaatattgaACTGCCACTATCAGGTACACAAGAAGATCCTTACGGTGGAGAAAATTGCAGATGCAACTGTCACAATGAAGACGATTCTATTTGTAAAAGTATTTCTGAGCATTGTGTATCTTGTGGAACGAGg TTTTTGAATGGAAAGATTTATCTTCAAACTTCTGAAGGCCTAAGACCTGCTAAAATTATTTTCCCTGGTGCTGatgaagaaaaattagaaaatatagcTCGCGTATCTTTAAAAACAGCAGATAAATTTGTTTCTCCTATTCCGTCCAGACCACGGAGAAAATCATCAAAGAACGAGCCTAATTCTGACGAACAATATCAGAAACCTTGTATGTCAAAAAGTTCGCCTGTTAAAGATAATGAGGAGATAGGAAAAGTAATGGTAAAACCcaaaagaaatataaaatctCCATCAAAAACAGATCAAAAAAGAGGTTTGAAAAGGCTGGAAAATACAGACCGAATGGACGTAAACGCGAAACGAGTACGAATAACACAGTATaaaagcaaaaaagaaaaaaaagtcgATAAACAACAAACAAAATTGGAATGTGTAGATTCGCATATTAATCGTGGAAAATTGGACGAAGCATCCAGCACAAATACTgttatagaaattaaaaaaaaagttttatcTGATAGAGAAGGCGAAATATCAAATGATAAAGCAAACAAAACGGACTCATCTCAAGATGTTAAAATCTCGAACACAAACGTAAATGTTAAACTATGGACACGCCAAGAAGACATGATTCTTCTACAAGCTATTAAAAAAGAATATTCTGATAACTCGCTCATTATGGTCAGTAAAACATTGGAGTGTACAATTGAACAG GTTAAAGAAAGATGTGAAACACTTTTGGCATTATTGCAAAAAATGATGTAA
- the Phax gene encoding phosphorylated adaptor for RNA export, with translation MEAEPLDLEDGEIINDEASDIETYNVLKRPPAASNKEEPPKIGYNDESDDSVDSESDSDSDSRHVRSKKPKLKLKRSRYSTKDWENKNNKYKIWCTQVQEDSLTEDLVLCGVTKKHYQERNVENYNVPHHYSVNGSWNMEQHNNNSSEDEKETERRLTNKRTNSDRRNVKLRLGKRCNAMDVDQKGAVRKVPDLSVTIESTDTDVATDIAEKLNESKNFLINRIVEIIGKEKAIDFFQETKKIEEVGGLLTINGCRRRTAGGVYLWLVKNDKHIPQEKIREIFYPKKKESVDQKKADASARRQKAQELIKCLENGSEKDLPALLTKAELSPKEIAEEARLRRGEGMDRMPVDSDRTVTNPPPSPVTDDPDHSEHSVQRHIQDYEEDYLDIGIDVDSMEVL, from the exons ATGGAAGCGGAACCCTTAGATCTCGAGGACGGCGAAATTATCAATGATGAG GCAAGTGATATTGAAAcgtataatgttttaaaaagaCCTCCTGCAGCTTCAAATAAAGAGGAACCCCCAAAGATAGGCTACAACGACGAATCTGATGATTCTGTAGATTCTGAAAGTGACTCTGATTCAGATTCAAGACATGTCAGGAGTAAAAAACCCAAGCTAAAGTTAAAACGATCAAGATATTCGACAAAAGACTgggaaaacaaaaataataagtaTAAAATTTGGTGCACTCAAGTGCAAGAGGATTCTTTGACAGAGGATTTAGTATTATGTGGTGTGACAAAGAAGCACTACCAAGAGCGTAATGTCGAAAATTATAATGTTCCACACCATTACTCTGTAAACGGTAGCTGGAATATGGAACAACATAACAACAATAGTTCAGAAGATGAGAAAGAAACTGAAAGGAGATTGACaaataaaagaacaaattcaGACAGACGTAATGTTAAGCTAAGATTAGGGAAGAGATGCAATGCAATGGATGTGGATCAAAAAGGAGCTGTACGAAAAGTACCAGATTTAAGTGTAACGATTGAATCTACAGATACAGACGTGGCTACTGATATTGCAGAGAAACTTAATGAGTCGAAGAATTTTCTTATAA ACAGAATCGTAGAAATAATTGGTAAAGAGAAAGCTATAGATTTTTTCcaagaaacgaaaaaaattgAAGAAGTAGGAGGATTGTTAACAATAAATGGATGTCGAAGAAGAACTGCAGGTGGAGTTTATTTATGGCTAGTAAAAAATGATAAGCATATTCCACAGgaaaaaataagagaaattttttacccaaaaaaaaaggaaagtgtTGATCAAAAAAAGGCTGATGCCAGTGCTAGGAGACAAAAGGCacaagaattaattaaatgtttagaAA ATGGTTCTGAAAAAGATCTACCCGCTCTTTTAACAAAGGCAGAACTTTCTCCGAAAGAAATAGCTGAAGAAGCAAGATTAAGACGTGGTGAAGGCATGGACAGGATGCCTGTGGATTCTGATCGTACAGTGACTAATCCACCACCTAGTCCCGTAACAGATGATCCAGATCATTCTGAACATTCAGTACAAAGGCATATTCAAGACTACGAAGAAGATTACCTTGATATTGGTATCGATGTAGATAGTATGGAAGTGCTCtaa